The proteins below come from a single Cannabis sativa cultivar Pink pepper isolate KNU-18-1 chromosome 3, ASM2916894v1, whole genome shotgun sequence genomic window:
- the LOC115710022 gene encoding uncharacterized protein LOC115710022, with translation MDPENIDWNSIESEFVEDGTYENIKAPKWVDLSAPDELVEEDDEAWFCNSNCKHPKTVEDFFKPTQNSKVKLLRSLSVSEVLSFRATNQRDVMRTKSQKTKPFNFPGKFEENRENNNPNTSHYQPFGKSNVKSKGIPGLKSTFSRRDLFGGRDIVNQITELCSEIKKFGRKGLKKKGGVLDELKQRVRDRDRETKPLIVREDYDEI, from the exons ATGGACCCAGAAAACATCGATTGGAACAGCATCGAATCCGAGTTCGTTGAAGATGGAACTTACGAGAACATCAAAGCTCCCAAATGGGTTGACTTGTCTGCTCCAGATGAGCTTGTGGAAGAAGACGATGAAGCTTGGTTCTGCAATTCGA ATTGTAAGCATCCCAAGACTGTTGAAGATTTTTTTAAACCCACACAAAATTCCAAg gTCAAGCTATTAAGGTCTTTATCTGTTTCTGAAGTTCTTTCATTTAGAGCTACAAATCAAAG agaTGTTATGAGAACAAAATCCCAGAAAACAAAACCCTTCAATTTTCCGGGAAAGTTTGAAGAAAACAGGGAAAACAATAATCCAAACACTTCACATTATCAGCCATTTGGAAAATCAAATGTGAAATCTAAAGGAATTCCTGGGCTGAAAAGTACATTTTCGAGACGTGATTTGTTTGGAGGAAGAGATATAGTGAATCAGATCACAGAGTTGTGTTCGGAGATTAAGAAATTTGGTAGAAAAGGTTTGAAGAAGAAAGGTGGAGTTTTGGATGAACTGAAACAGAGAGTTAGAGACAGAGATAGAGAGACAAAGCCTTTGATTGTTAGAGAAGATTATGATGaaatatga
- the LOC115711042 gene encoding putative disease resistance protein RGA3: MWICVSEPFDEMKIMKEILEFLKVYDAQNITQLELLTELIADALKGKVFLLVLDDVWTTNYQKWEHIKWCLKSGDPRSRILITTRKEEVAQMMGAEERMIRLMVLTKEVCWSIFSKIAFFNREQNSQLERIGRELVHKCQGLPLAAKTLGSLMRLTRHVHQWNYILNSALWNIEDVQVNVFVPFMLSYHDLPPLEKVCLLYCCVFPKDHVIDRDELITMWLSQDFFSPSKNLEQQDLSCIEQWFELQAKDCFKNLAARSFFQDFKKDNDLIHDFLQYLTAKEYFMVDTYSNNQGREGTVSTIVNQANEKARHATLLLESDSQIPESVNMKRHLRTLFITSTDGSTFLRLNLENFKLVRTLHLSGARIAEIPKEIKELIHLRYLCISDNYHLKELPEQVCDLYNLMTLRIYRCPEFQTWPKQMSKLKNLRYLYVKGCDKIKALPGLTIWDVKIFH, encoded by the coding sequence ATGTGGATTTGTGTGTCGGAACCTTTTGATGAGATGAAGATTATGAAAGAGATTCTTGAATTTCTCAAAGTTTATGATGCACAAAACATAACTCAGTTGGAACTTTTGACGGAACTCATTGCTGATGCTTTAAAGGGGAAGGTGTTTCTTTTAGTGTTAGATGATGTTTGGACAACAAATTATCAAAAGTGGGAGCATATAAAGTGGTGTCTTAAAAGTGGGGATCCAAGAAGTAGAATTTTGATCACAACACGTAAGGAGGAGGTTGCTCAAATGATGGGAGCAGAGGAAAGAATGATCAGACTTATGGTGTTGACCAAAGAGGTATGTTGGTCTATATTCAGTAAGATAGCTTTCTTCAATAGAGAACAAAATAGCCAATTAGAAAGAATTGGGAGGGAACTTGTTCACAAGTGTCAAGGTTTGCCACTTGCTGCTAAGACACTAGGAAGTTTGATGCGTTTGACAAGACATGTGCATCAATGGAATTATATTTTGAATAGTGCTCTGTGGAATATTGAAGATGTTCAGGTCAATGTTTTTGTTCCATTCATGTTGAGCTACCATGATCTACCTCCACTTGAAAAAGTTTGTTTGTTATATTGTTGTGTTTTCCCCAAAGATCATGTGATTGATAGAGATGAATTGATTACAATGTGGCTTTCACAAGATTTCTTTTCCCCAAGCAAAAATCTTGAACAACAAGATTTAAGTTGCATAGAGCAATGGTTTGAGCTGCAGGCTAAAGATTGTTTCAAGAACTTAGCAGCACGGTCGTTTTTCCAAGACTTCAAAAAGGATAACGATCTCATACACGACTTCCTTCAATATCTTACAGCCAAAGAGTATTTTATGGTGGACACTTACAGCAATAATCAAGGCAGGGAAGGTACTGTTAGTACTATTGTCAACCAAGCTAATGAAAAGGCTCGTCATGCTACATTGTTGCTTGAATCTGATAGTCAAATTCCCGAATCAGTGAACATGAAAAGGCATCTGCGTACGCTCTTTATTACTTCAACGGATGGTTCAACCTTCTTAAGGCTGAATCTCGAAAATTTTAAACTTGTTCGAACATTACACTTGTCTGGTGCTAGAATTGCTGAAATACCAAAGGAGATCAAGGAGCTGATACATTTGAGATATCTTTGTATCTCTGACAACTATCATTTGAAGGAGTTACCAGAACAAGTGTGTGATCTCTATAATTTGATGACTTTGAGAATCTATCGTTGTCCTGAATTTCAGACTTGGCCAAAACAAATGTCAAAGTTGAAGAACTTGAGATATTTGTATGTTAAAGGGTGTGATAAGATTAAGGCTCTCCCAGGGTTGACAATTTGGGATGTCAAGATATTTCATTAA
- the LOC133035410 gene encoding putative disease resistance protein RGA1, with protein sequence MLEIIISTVVDRLVGALSSRLIDGFKYIKEMSEIHNAVEHLKENLKRIMVVLGDAEGKQSNTNVKDWLEKLKDVSYDIDDVIDEWNTRIEMMEIRDNNNNQTNKVLNLNKLLCYMCFQCDTPPRNVTSKVKLHIKFSEKVKELNGRVDAICTEKDKFSFNMSNSTAPCSQQVGEPRLMTTSFINVFEVYGRDREEQVLVDKLVGDHEGGIGSRDDKKNMTNNTLHIVGMGGIGKTTLAKLAYHALK encoded by the coding sequence ATGCTCGAGATCATAATCAGTACTGTTGTAGACAGATTGGTTGGAGCACTAAGTAGTAGATTAATCGAtggatttaaatatattaaagaaATGTCAGAAATCCATAATGCAGTTGAGCATTTAAAAGAAAATCTGAAAAGAATTATGGTGGTGTTGGGTGATGCTGAGGGAAAGCAATCTAATACTAATGTGAAAGATTGGTTAGAGAAGCTGAAAGATGTGTCATATGACATAGATGATGTGATAGATGAATGGAACACAAGAATTGAGATGATGGAGATAAGAGATAATAACAACAATCAAACTAATAAGGTTCTTAACTTAAACAAGTTATTATGTTACATGTGCTTTCAATGTGACACACCTCCCAGAAATGTAACAAGCAAAGTAAAATTACATATCAAGTTCTCTGAAAAGGTTAAAGAATTGAATGGTAGAGTTGATGCTATTTGCACTGAGAAGGATAAGTTTTCTTTCAACATGAGCAACTCAACTGCTCCATGTAGCCAACAAGTAGGGGAACCGCGGTTGATGACAACTTCATTCATTAATGTgtttgaagtgtatggtagagATCGGGAAGAGCAAGTTTTAGTAGATAAGTTGGTTGGTGATCATGAAGGTGGCATTGGTAGCAgagatgataaaaaaaatatgaccaATAATACCCTTCATATTGTTGGAATGGGGGGTATAGGGAAGACAACATTGGCGAAACTTGCATACCATGCTCTAAAGTGA